The Betta splendens chromosome 7, fBetSpl5.4, whole genome shotgun sequence genome includes a window with the following:
- the LOC114858345 gene encoding dysbindin-like translates to MMASTGSNKHKRRAPEAGASQRLLDSGPVQNLKLKERQRLSEDGERPPSAHLQVDCRKPPMGSISSMEVNVDLLEQMDLMDLMDVSDHEALDVFLSEGARVSPPDAEEEEEEEEEDGVHRERAPGRRQPEVSCGSRRSFSTSSGCSDTSAGGAETPVIQSDDEEVHADNVLLTSVPQSRDQETDEEDEAGRCSQSV, encoded by the exons ATGATGGCGTCTACTGGCTCCAACAAGCACAAACGCCGGGCAC CGGAGGCCGGCGCCTCTCAGAGGCTGCTGGACTCCGGACCCgtccagaacctgaagctgaaGGAGCGGCAGCGCTTGTCGGAGGACGGGGAACGGCCGCCGTCTGCACATCTGCAGGTCGACTGCAGGAAGC CGCCCATGGGCAGCATCTCGTCCATGGAGGTGAACGTGGACCTGCTGGAGCAGATGGACCTGATGGACCTGATGGACGTCTCCGACCACGAGGCTCTCGACGTGTTTCTCAGTGAGGGAGCGCGAGTTTCGCCTCCAG atgctgaggaggaggaggaggaggaggaggaggacggggtcCACAGAGAGCGTGCTCCTGGGAGGAGGCAGCCTGAAGTGAGCTGCGGCTCGCgccgctccttctccacctcgtCGGGCTGCAGCGACACCAGCGCAGGCGGAGCCGAGACGCCTGTGATCCAGTCGGACGACGAGGAGGTCCACGCAGACAACGTGCTTCTGACCTCCGTCCCCCAAAGCCGCGACCAAGAAACGGACGAGGAAGATGAAGCAGGACGATGCAGCCAGTCGGTGTAA